A stretch of Oncorhynchus gorbuscha isolate QuinsamMale2020 ecotype Even-year linkage group LG24, OgorEven_v1.0, whole genome shotgun sequence DNA encodes these proteins:
- the irx1b gene encoding iroquois-class homeodomain protein IRX-1b: MSFSQLGYPQFLSGSQEVYGGDRAGSGRDGGAESGVNQAATAAAVSSMLGMYGNPWAAQNYSAFLPYSGADLALISQMNSQYDLKDSPGVHPGGLAVHTGAGFYPYGQYGYGDPNRAKAATRETTSTLKAWLQEHQKNPYPTKGEKIMLAIITKMTLTQVSTWFANARRRLKKENKVTWGRSAEDRDGRIFSSDNEDEPEKQESEDEEDEEIDLESIDIDKVENRGDQREGEGEGKLASDSSSLESQRKLSVEALRGMEGPISLIKAPVGACKNAVDLSPNGPGCQRPPQNKPKIWSLAETATSPDSSHKPSPAASAPHAATSPSHHPALLPGHGIYTCQIGKQLHNWANAAFLSANSLLGVRSLLSTANPAGHHMPLHGALKRQDARATQASGASEDESGDESSESFSPKRDDDVNIRRSGSPKSPFQLITDRSHHGTAQRALSTISTI, from the exons ATGTCTTTCTCGCAGCTGGGGTACCCCCAGTTTCTAAGTGGCTCCCAGGAGGTTTATGGGGGCGACCGGGCCGGCTCTGGCCGGGATGGAGGCGCCGAGAGCGGCGTGAATCAGGCAGCTACTGCCGCTGCTGTTAGCTCGATGCTGGGGATGTATGGTAACCCGTGGGCGGCTCAGAACTACAGCGCGTTTCTCCCCTACAGCGGTGCAGACCTCGCCCTCATATCGCAAATG AACTCCCAGTATGATCTGAAGGACAGCCCCGGAGTTCACCCGGGAGGTCTGGCTGTTCACACCGGCGCGGGGTTCTACCCGTATGGCCAGTATGGCTACGGCGACCCGAACCGAGCCAAGGCCGCCACCAGGGAGACCACCAGCACTCTGAAGGCCTGGCTGCAGGAGCACCAGAAGAACCCGTATCCCACCAAGGGAGAGAAGATCATGCTGGCCATCATTACCAAGATGACACTTACACAG GTGTCCACGTGGTTCGCCAACGCGCGCAGGCGTCTGAAGAAGGAGAACAAGGTGACGTGGGGCCGCAGCGCGGAGGACCGGGATGGACGGATCTTCAGTAGTGACAATGAGGACGAGCCTGAGAAACAGGAGAGCGAGGATGAAGAGGACGAGGAGATCGATTTAGAGAGTATCGACATTGATAAAGTCGAGAACCGTGGAGAtcagagggaaggggagggagaggggaagctgGCATCGGATTCGAGTAGCTTGGAGAGCCAGAGGAAGCTGTCTGTTGAAGCCCTCAGAGGCATGGAGGGTCCAATTTCTCTCATCAAGGCGCCGGTTGGTGCCTGTAAAAACGCAGTGGATCTTTCCCCCAATGGACCGGGGTGCCAGAGGCCCCCACAGAACAAACCCAAAATCTGGTCTCTGGCGGAGACAGCCACAAGCCCCGACAGTTCCCATAAACCTTCCCCGGCTGCCTCAGCTCCTCACGCGGCCACGTCTCCCTCCCACCACCCGGCCCTACTCCCGGGTCATGGAATATACACTTGCCAGATAGGGAAGCAGCTCCACAACTGGGCCAACGCAGCGTTCCTCAGTGCCAACTCTCTTCTGGGCGTCAGGTCGCTTCTCAGCACGGCAAACCCAGCTGGACACCACATGCCTCTCCATGGCGCACTGAAGCGTCAGGACGCAAGGGCGACGCAGGCTTCAGGGGCATCCGAGGACGAGAGTGGAGATGAGTCTTCGGAGAGCTTCAGTCCAAAGCGAGATG